The region TGAGGTCAGGGTTCCGTGatagttcttccacaccaaactcggCAAACCATTTATGGACGTCACTTTgcacattgtcatgctgaaaaaggGCCTTCCCAAGCTATTGTCACAATGTTAGAAGCACacttctctagaatgtcattgtattctatagcattaagattttccttcactggaactaaggggcctagccaaaacTATGCAGTGgttttccactgctccagagtgcaATGGTgatgtgctttacaccactcagccaacgcttggcattgcacatggtgatcttaggcttgtgtgtggctgctcggccatggaaccTACTAAGGAAAAAATTGAACACATCtgaataatcagaaacacctgtgacaccATTGGTCCCAAACAAGATGATGTCCTGAAATGCAATGACTAtgagtgctgtaatttctacatagtgaaaccaaaatgtataaaaataccgttatataaaagctgagaatgccTACTTCAATCACACGCAAATTGTTTGATTCAAAATCTATAATTGTAGAGtccaaagccaaatcaagaaaaaaacattggtaGTATGAATACAGTTAAGCAAAGCTTTTAATGGATAAACAGTATGCTAATTTGAAGTAGCTAAAATTACAATAttattgtgaaaaatgtgaaacagcTGCATCTGCTGTTGACACATGGCATGTAGGAGATCCCCGAACCTTGCATAATAATCTTGCAGCTGCAATCTTGCAATAATCTTGCAGCTGCTTATTTTGTCATATTAGGAGCTACAATCGAATCACTAACACAAAGATCTagctacaataaaaaaaataaataaaaaataaatctgcctaCCTCGCTGTAAGTTACTTCACAGCGAACCAATCCTATCCAGTAAAACAATCTGGATAGTGTAAACAACATTCCCAGGCTGGAGGCAAGTAACACAACAGGGCAGGTTAGCTACGGTAACCAAGAACCAAAGTACAAATTCTAAAAACATATGCACATAACATattgataacaataataataacaactacCTAGTTTGCATTGACGGATTGGTATAGATGTGACAGTATGTTTTATCACTGCTTTTATAGGGCTCGTTTTTTAGCACAGTACAGTGtctgatttcctccattattgaatatttgtctcactgaatggtttcagatctttaaacaaaatgtaatatttgacaaagcgaaacacattttaaaaattcttatttaatttattaaatgaaagaaGTATCAAACAGTCATATCACgcaagtaattgcccccttgtATATAATACACACTGAAGCATACAAAGGAtgaaaaaaacctgcaaactgTATGGCACACACTGTGCCCTGAATAAAACGTCCCCCTTCCCGCCAAATCTGTGACTACCTCCCTAATCACAGCATTCTAGAACTGGGATTGGTCCAAAACAGTATAATTTGgccagggttaacttttagttTTGAATGGGCTTCATAGAGTAGTTTTCCTTTTGGCACCAGTagcttactaaactgcaataccttgGGTAACCACTGGAGTATGAGAGCTTCACAGAGAATGCCATTTCCCGGTCTCCTGCTTACATCAGATTCAGTTCTGTGCATCATCCATGTTATTTGCTCGGTAATGTTTTAACTTTGGCACCCGAACCAGTGACCACCctctctgcactctctctccatgGTTGCAGTTGTAGTTGCTCTTTGAGTGGAGCCAAAACATAGGActgaaaaattgaatttatcaacattttcaaacttcaataaaactttatttgtataaagTTTATTTGCAtaagttttttatttctatttttaaataaaatgtacttttgtaaaatgtaattttatttctgtttaagataactaacaaacaaacaaacaaaaacacattctttaTTGCAAATGATACATGCAGTTTTGGCTCAAATATATCCccacaaaaatatatactgtaatatatattcATAGAAGAATAGTAAAaagagttcattttttaatttttgtacatttttatttatacagagaGCTCCTATTTACACCAAGGTGAATTTTTCAGAGGTGCCCTGCAACAGACAAGCAAACATTAGTAGACGCAATATCGAAATGGTGCAAATAAACATTACAGTAAgttatgaaaatggaaaacaaaagaaagaaaacaaatggaCAACACATCAGCTTTATATAAAACAAGTAACAGTTTTTAATGAATGGATTAGctattttaaattatgcttAGATGTGGACCTGTTAAAATCTCCGAAGATAGAGCAGAAGCTTATCAATAAGGCCTTTGTAAGCAAAGATGTGCCAGTGAGACCATCTACAATGGCTCAGGAAATGAACTCATAAATGTTACAGTGGGGGGTAAGATGTTTATCATTAGATAGAATGGAGTGTACTTTGAAAAACAGTATCCAGTCTATGCAATGTTTTAGATGATGCTTGCATACACAGAACATTACCATAATCAATCACTTATAAGTGGCTACAAGCAGTTTcctttttgctttgtttctaaaataacctctcttttaatttttaataaataagcTTGACTTTTTTTCACTGAAGAATCAACATGACTCTCAAAGGACAATTTTTTCATCCAACCAGAGATATTTGTATGGGGtactattaacatttaaaatgggatCAGAAGTTTGACATTTGGAGTCTGACCTTGAAAAATACATGACTTTGGTTTCACCAGCAGTTAAAACCAGTTTAAGATCATACAGTTCAGTTTGCAATTAAATGACTCATAAAAGTCCTTAATGACTTGAGAGAAGGAGGCAGCATAGGTTAACAGAATAGTGTCATCAGTGTAACAATCAACTTGGATTGAAGAATTCATCTTTGGCAACTACTTGTTTGTTATAATGCATGTGAGAACTGTGATTTTTATGTTCctatacatgtgtgtgctggGGACAACTTGCACTAATTATGTCTAATTCAATGTACCACAAGGGTGCATCAGTCAACATATAAtgtcatataaatatatagaaaagCATGCATAAGCATTTGAGGGAATGCTGGTGCtgatgttttattatattatagtatgcaaaatgaaaagcattggAAGAAATGTCATTGAGTCAGTACATAGTCAaccagtcagtcaatcaatccaTCAACTGCTTGTTATTTACACTGTATTTCAAatatgcactgtaaaaaaatattgacaagaCATTATCTTACATTATTTTGGAAATTTTGTACCTATGCACTCATAACTGGCTTGACTGTGCCTCTGAAGCTGAATGTGAAATTATATAGGAAAATGGGACTGAAAATCTGATCTCTTAGCCCATAGATAAGAGGACTGAGGCATCTTGGGAAGATGAGCAGTGTCACGAACAGGACATATTGTACGTTTAAGAAAGAGATCCTGTCCATGTACATAAATGCAACGATAAGTAACGGCTCATGTAATAAGGATGCAAGATATATCCCTAACTGAAACAGGTGCAGCAGCACTGTCTTATTAGCCTTTGTGGCAGAAATTTTGTCTGAAGTGGCAGACTTGGCTACCATGGTGATGCTGatgtatgtgtaaataatgATTACCCCCACCATTAGGAAATAAATGACTGAGAAGGCCGTATTTATTTGATTGTACACTTTCAGCGGAAACACCAGGTTTCTTGAACAGAAGCCCCATGTGGAGCCGAAATTGGATCCGGCCATCACAAAAGTTAAAAGATCAGCAAAAGAATTCAGTGAGCCCACCACCCACATAACAATAATGGCCCCGCCCGTCCTCCAGCATGTGATAACCTCAACATGCCTCAAAGGAAAGCAGATGGCAACATACCGCTCCAGAGACATCATAGCCAGGTTGAGTGGGGAGATACGCATGAGGGCGCCTGCAGAAACCACCACAACCAGGCATGCAATGCCACTGAAGTACAATCTTCCCACAGCTAGGatgtacagaaatacacagataAGGAGGCTCAGAGTGTCCACAAAGAGCATGTTGGCGAACAAGATGTAGCGGGAGGTCTCTCGGAAGATGACCTTACACCTCAGGGTAAACAGCATGACAATGTTGACGTACAGGAAGAAGAAAGTTGGTGTCATGGAAAGTACTGCTTTAACAGGCACCCCCCTGTTCTCTGTAGTGATGTTAGTATACAAATAAGTAGAGCTTGACATGTTGCGTCTGGGGgaaagaataaaagaaacatGATACTTCCTAGTACcaaatttcttgtttttctttaatatgaTATCTATATAGACAAACACTGTGATTTACTGTGTTCCcagacaaatataaaaaaaactgcttgaaCACTATGGACAGTTTAGCAtgataaaaatgtcaaaatatacataaaagtatatttaaaagCCAGTATATATAAAAGGTCAATATAAGGTAATTACAGAACCTATACCATTGTTTGGTGATGAATGACTAGAGATTCCATCCCTTCATGAAAAAGCAATTTGACgtcctgaaatgaaatgtgctttataaaggCTATcctattataataataataataataataataattattattattattattattgtactaCTATTACCAATAACCGTTGACAAAACTCTTGActtcttttttactttatttaccGTATACCTTGGAtcaaaaatcacaaataaaaacatcacataAAACCACATAAAGCACTTATTGAAacttacttctttttttttaagcaaaactTCATTGACTGAATTTGTATGGAAAAATACTCACTGTGAACTAAAGGTTCATGGTCATTGAAACAACCTGTAAGGGAAGAAAGGGAATCCTTTAGCTGGAGAGAATAAAGGAAGAAATAAGTTTGTGAGAGGTGATAGCCATCGTCCTCTTATCAACCATGCAGATGACCATGTGACATCAGGCCACCGTGTCACGTCACCACTCCAAAAATAGTTGAGCCTTACTCTGTGACAGGTGATTAATAATGAATCTACAGAACCTTAGAAGGAGCAGAATGGAGCCAGAGGGGCAAACAATTGATACTAGGAGACAAGGGGTGAAGGGGGAACACTAGAAACTAAATTGAAGATCTGTCTTCTGTGAGCTGCTTCACTTTTAGGACAACAGCCTGTAGTTGATTGTTTTCACAAAGAATAGTTTAACATTCACACATAAAAAGGTGGGCAAAACATTTaagatgattttatttaaaacaatgattTAATCTATAcagcagtgtaatgtaatgtacaagcCTATTGCAATGTAcaagacaattgcatttgaTGACTTCTACTGTAAAAAAATCTGTGATGAATTTAACATTCTTAActgaaggttaaaaaaaacataggatGCTATGGCAGGCAATATAACACACAGGAGCAATTGTCACACGTTGATCAGCATAAACACAAGGCAAAAGTCACGATCTAGATAGCCATCTATTGTACTAAAGTAGATGGTGACATGTAACTGCACAGTGAGCAACGTTACACAtcacataaaagaaacaatgtTAGCTAGCAAGGTAACCTTATGATAACTTGGCTGCTTTTAACTAACATTATTATGCTATCATAATAAAGTTAGATAATGTAAGCAGCTTAGTTAAAAGCTGCTAAGTTAATGTTAGTTTAAAGCAGTTATCATTATAACATTAGTTTAAAACAGCTTAGTTGAAATCAGCTACGTTATAATATCTTTTCAGACTAGCACTCCTTGGGAACACCGATGGTACCGCACTGTCCTTCAGTTTCTTACCAGACTAACCGTACGGGTTCTTGTAATATTGTAGTGCCcgtgggctccagaaataaaaccatttcttGTAGGTCCCTTAGTTTTTGGGAAAATTAAAAAGCGTATTGCTTTCTCTGCAACCAGTgaaggggcaatgcttaggcatGTTCAACTTAGCATGCCTTACCCACATAAAAGTGGCAAGAGCGtcatttacattattacatagAAGTAGAAAAGATTTCACTGAACTTTAGGATTTGTTACATAACAAATACCCAGTTAACCCTgtccactgaaaacctggcgtTTGGCctagggggaaagcaagccagtTTTGGCACAGgcttatatacatttttttttttttttttttgcaagaatcatttaaaaatatttctcagctgtttgtgaatgcaaaaaagtattaaaacaacacaacaccaaATAATTCAGATTTCTGTTTCCTGAACATTTAAGAACATGAaattctgtaccttctgacctcatgtaaacagacagaattcacacaCATCTCAATTTCACACATTCTCAAAATCAAGCCCCAAACTGTATAGTTTGTGAGCTAAGATACCCAGTATTATtggttgtaacttggcctcaccATTGACATCAATATTTCTAAtgacaggcctagattttgcaagctTTAATTAATGGCTTATTGTAGACTGTTCTTTGTATGCGCAAGTAACTTGGCAtctttgtacattgaaaatgtgtttttgttgaggtACAGCATGTAATTATTAGACTATAAATTCTTGTTAGTCTGCACTAGTCTGCTCATTTAGTCATTGTCTAAATTTAAATACACTAAGTGTACTTAGTTCTGTTTCTCCAGTGTTTCCCACTGAGTCATTGTGTGACCTTTCCCAGCCCTTCGTATTTCTTGCCTCTTGTGCCTTATTCCTgtgtttccttgtgtttctcggtttattacacacacacacacacacactaatccaGAGCAATTTCTTGCGCCTTCACTAATGAGCTCTGTTTTTAGCATGTGATACCATGTGGTATGATGTGTTGACATAATCATGCCAGAGGCCACATGGTCCATACAGGGTAATATAAGGACGTTAGCAGATCCTAGCAGCCTTCTGTCTCTACTCAAGCTCAGGAAGATAACTGGACAGAGTTCAACGCAGAATTTTTATGCACAGTGAGTAATTCTGTGTTGTAAATATACTTCTTTTTTCATGCAGTGTATTTATTTGGTAAAAGATGTTTCAGTGAATTACTAATCTTCTAATGTAACTGTAAATGCAGGTGTTACTGTACAGATTGTTTCATTAAAGTTTCTGACACTGACTGACAATTATTTAGCTGACTATACCC is a window of Anguilla rostrata isolate EN2019 chromosome 9, ASM1855537v3, whole genome shotgun sequence DNA encoding:
- the LOC135262396 gene encoding odorant receptor 131-2-like, whose translation is MSSSTYLYTNITTENRGVPVKAVLSMTPTFFFLYVNIVMLFTLRCKVIFRETSRYILFANMLFVDTLSLLICVFLYILAVGRLYFSGIACLVVVVSAGALMRISPLNLAMMSLERYVAICFPLRHVEVITCWRTGGAIIVMWVVGSLNSFADLLTFVMAGSNFGSTWGFCSRNLVFPLKVYNQINTAFSVIYFLMVGVIIIYTYISITMVAKSATSDKISATKANKTVLLHLFQLGIYLASLLHEPLLIVAFMYMDRISFLNVQYVLFVTLLIFPRCLSPLIYGLRDQIFSPIFLYNFTFSFRGTVKPVMSA